The nucleotide sequence GGCGTTGTCATATCGACAGTTTTAAAGTCCGGGCATTTAGCAATTTCTTCCGTAATGAAGGCGTTGGTTGATCGTATCTTGTCGGCGAGATGCCAGCGGGCAGGACTGATTTTAATAGTCAGATACGACAAAGGTACGCCGGGCAAAAATTGATGCATCTGTTCGGCAACCGCCCGAAAAAATAGATACACTTCTTCCGGGTGGCGACCGTCGCCAAGGTCATTATCGCCTGCGTAGAACAGCACTGATCGGGGCGCTGCCGGAACCACCAGCCGCTTAAAAAACCACGCACAGGCTGCCAGCGTTGAACCGCCAAAGCCTAAATTAAGCGTATTGAGGTTAGGAAAATCCTGCGCCAGACTTGTCCAGAGCCGGATGGATGAACTACCGTAAAAGACGACCCGATCTGTAGCGGGGGATTGTGCGTTTAGTTTTGTTTCGAGTTGTCGTACCTCGTCTTCGTACCAAAGCATTCGAACCTGGTTGAGTGGATAGAATTAACTTATCTGCTTATTAACAAGCGTTCCTGCCATCAGTGTTTTCACGGATTACTTTTTAGTGAGGCAACGACAGTTGTTTTAGCCGTATTTGCGGCCTTCCACTTCCGAATGAGTGTCGCCAGCGGCCGGAATTCAATCAAAAACCCATCGTGCCCATACAGCGAGTCAATTTCCTCATACGTAGCGTCGGGAATGTGGCGGGCCAGAAACTGCTGCTCTGTTGGTGGGAATAACAGGTCGGAACGGATACCCACAACCAGCGTTCGGGCCTTAACCTGAGCCAGCGCGTTCAGGATGCTGCCCCGGTTGCGGCCCACGTTATGGGAGTCCATAACTTTCGAGAGCGTCCAGTACGTAAAGGCATTGAAGCGGTCGGCCAGTTTATCACCCTGATAACGCTGGTAACTGGCGGCCTTATAGCCGTCCAACTGCTCGTTATTATCCAGGGCCTGGGTAAAGCCGTAGGTGTCATAGTTACGGTAGGAAATCATGGCCATGGCCCGGGCTGCTTTCATCCCGGCAATACCCGCGTCGTCGCGTCGTTCGCACCAGGTGGGGTCGGCTTCAATCGCCATCCGCTGGGCTTCATTGAACGCAATACACCAGGGCGAAGCCACTGCACCCGAGGCAATCAGGATCAGGTTTTTGATGAGGTTCGGCTGCAGGATCGCCCATTCGATGGCCTGCTCGCCCCCGACTGATCCGCCAATGCAGGTATCAATTGTCTCAATGTTCAACTCCTGACGTAATAGGTCCATTGCACTTACCATATCCCGGATGGTAAGTGCCGGAAAGTCGTGGTGATAGGGGATGCCCGTGGCCGGATTGATTGACAGCGGCCCCGTTGAGCCGTAACAGGACCCAATTACATTGGCACAGACAATAAAGTCTTTTTCCGGATCGAAATATTTACCGTGGCCTACCATACCGCTCCACCAGTCGCCGGCGTCGGCATTACCCGTCAGCGCATGGCAAATCCAGACAACGTTGGTTGGTTCGTTGGTGTCGGCGTTCCGATTGAGTGTGCCACGCGTCGTATAGGCCAGCCGGAAACCCGGCAGACTCGCCCCCGATTCAAGCGGGAAGGAATATTTATAATCGAAGTACTGGAGGTTCAAAATTGGTTTACAGTTTGGGTTTTCGGATCGCAACCCATAGCTGCGATCCGAAAATCAGAAACGCCTAATTCAAAACCGGCTCCGCAATCTGAGCAAACGCCTGTTCGAGGTCAGCTTTGATGTCATCAATATATTCAATACCCGCCGAAATACGCAGGAGCCCCGGCTCAACGCCCGCAGCCGCCTGCTCCTGTTCGCTCAACTGCTGGTGGGTCGTTGACGCTGGGTGGATAATGAGCGTCTTCGAGTCGCCAACATTGGCCAAATGGCTGATTAGTTTAAGGCTGTTCACAAACTGGTCGGCCGCTGCCTGACCACCCTTCACTTTGAACGTAAAGACGCCCCCAAAGCCGCGTTTGAGGTATTTCTTCGCCAGTTCATGGTAGGGACTGCTTTCCAGGCCGGGATAGTTAACCAGTTCAACCTGTTCGTGTTGTTCCAGCCACTGCGCCAGCGCCAGGGCGTTCTGCACCGTCCGATCGACGCGCAGCGAGAGTGTTTCGAGACCCTGCAGGAGCAGAAACGAGTTGAACGGGCTAATGGCCGGGCCCCAGTCACGCAGACCCTCCACCCGGGCGCGGATAATGAACTGAATGTTGCCAAACGGTCCGCCAACACCGAACACATCGCTGAACACCATGCCGTGGTAACCCGGAGAAGGCTCGCTGAACTGCGGAAACTTGCCGTTGCCCCAGTTGTAGTTGCCGCCGTCCACAATAACCCCGCCAATGCTTGTGCCGTGCCCGCCAATCCATTTTGTTGCCGACTCGACAACAACGGCCGCACCATGTTCAAGGGGCCGGAACAGGTACCCGCCCGCACCGAACGTATTGTCGACAATAAGCGGCAGATCATGCTGCCGGGCAACAGCTGCAATGGCGTCGAAGTCCGGAATGTTAAAACCCGGATTGCCGATGGTTTCGAGATAAATGGCTTTGGTTCTGTCGTCAATCAATCGGGCAAACGATTCGGGTTTGTCGCCATCGGCAAAACGGGCCTCAATCCCCAGGCGTTTAAATGAAACTTTGAACTGGTTATATGTACCGCCGTACAGAAACGACGTTGTCACAAAATTGTCGCCCGCACTGAGAATATTGCTCAGCGCAATAAATTGAGCCGCCTGCCCGGAGGCAACGGCAAGGGCCGCCACCCCACCTTCGAGAGCCGCCATGCGTTTCTCAAAGACGTCGGATGTAGGGTTCATTATGCGGGTATAAATGTTCCCGAAAGCTTTCAGGGCGAACAGGTCTGCGCCGTGCGCTGAGTCATTGAACACGTAAGACGTAGTCTGATAAATGGGGACAGCCCGCGCGTTGGTGGTTGGGTCGGTTTCCTGACCGGCGTGTAGCTGGAGGGTATCAAAATGAAGTTGCGAGTCCATATGATTGAAGTCAAAAGTTAAAAGCCGCTGCTGCGGTGCGTAGGGTTTAG is from Spirosoma taeanense and encodes:
- a CDS encoding homoserine O-acetyltransferase family protein; this encodes MNLQYFDYKYSFPLESGASLPGFRLAYTTRGTLNRNADTNEPTNVVWICHALTGNADAGDWWSGMVGHGKYFDPEKDFIVCANVIGSCYGSTGPLSINPATGIPYHHDFPALTIRDMVSAMDLLRQELNIETIDTCIGGSVGGEQAIEWAILQPNLIKNLILIASGAVASPWCIAFNEAQRMAIEADPTWCERRDDAGIAGMKAARAMAMISYRNYDTYGFTQALDNNEQLDGYKAASYQRYQGDKLADRFNAFTYWTLSKVMDSHNVGRNRGSILNALAQVKARTLVVGIRSDLLFPPTEQQFLARHIPDATYEEIDSLYGHDGFLIEFRPLATLIRKWKAANTAKTTVVASLKSNP
- a CDS encoding O-acetylhomoserine aminocarboxypropyltransferase/cysteine synthase family protein, which encodes MDSQLHFDTLQLHAGQETDPTTNARAVPIYQTTSYVFNDSAHGADLFALKAFGNIYTRIMNPTSDVFEKRMAALEGGVAALAVASGQAAQFIALSNILSAGDNFVTTSFLYGGTYNQFKVSFKRLGIEARFADGDKPESFARLIDDRTKAIYLETIGNPGFNIPDFDAIAAVARQHDLPLIVDNTFGAGGYLFRPLEHGAAVVVESATKWIGGHGTSIGGVIVDGGNYNWGNGKFPQFSEPSPGYHGMVFSDVFGVGGPFGNIQFIIRARVEGLRDWGPAISPFNSFLLLQGLETLSLRVDRTVQNALALAQWLEQHEQVELVNYPGLESSPYHELAKKYLKRGFGGVFTFKVKGGQAAADQFVNSLKLISHLANVGDSKTLIIHPASTTHQQLSEQEQAAAGVEPGLLRISAGIEYIDDIKADLEQAFAQIAEPVLN
- a CDS encoding GDSL-type esterase/lipase family protein, which encodes MLWYEDEVRQLETKLNAQSPATDRVVFYGSSSIRLWTSLAQDFPNLNTLNLGFGGSTLAACAWFFKRLVVPAAPRSVLFYAGDNDLGDGRHPEEVYLFFRAVAEQMHQFLPGVPLSYLTIKISPARWHLADKIRSTNAFITEEIAKCPDFKTVDMTTPLLGPAGRPKKEFFESDGLHLSPAGYRVWQQTLKARNDIF